From the Megalops cyprinoides isolate fMegCyp1 chromosome 21, fMegCyp1.pri, whole genome shotgun sequence genome, one window contains:
- the hax1 gene encoding HCLS1-associated protein X-1 yields the protein MSVFDLFRGFFGVPGGRYREDDRRDPFFDAMTRDDDDDDDDEDFGYSGYEGGHHDPFDKALRFGFSFGPNGMRIQEPQLFGQVLREMEELFAGLGSWDRMPGIGQFGIPSIEAPPSQDNAEPGVGGAGGRSLRDFMLKSPDSSPPVAPGAPGDSRTAPFRSPFDHWSPFSKFNDIWRGGLKRREEEDTVWEDRDLDSRVSSEGLDQILTPAPTQPKTRSFFQSVTVTKVVAPDGTVEERRTVRDSQGNEETTVTRTGPGDSRGPQDLLGPIPPSLASPSTDQRDEGCIFAKFFGGFRG from the exons ATGAGCGTATTTGATTTATTTCGCGGATTTTTCGGGGTGCCTGGAGGTCGCTATCGTGAGGATGACCGAAG GGACCCCTTCTTTGATGCCATGACCcgtgatgacgatgatgatgacgatgatgaagATTTCGGCTACAGTGGTTACGAGGGAGGTCACCACGACCCATTCGACAAGGCCCTGAGGTTCGGGTTCAGTTTTGGTCCCAATGGAATGCGGATCCAGGAGCCCCAGCTCTTTGGACAGGTCTTAAGGGAAATGGAGGAGCTGTTCGCTGGACTGGGCAGCTGGGACCGGATGCCAGGGATCGGCCAATTTG GCATCCCCAGTATCGAGGCCCCTCCTTCACAAGATAACGCTGAGCCAGGCGTGGGGGGCGCAGGTGGCAGGTCCCTCAGAGACTTCATGCTGAAGTCTCCGGACAGCTCCCCGCCTGTTGCGCCGGGAGCTCCAGGTGACAGCAGGACCGCCCCCTTCAGATCACCGTTCGACCACTGGAGCCCCTTCTCTAAG TTCAATGACATATGGAGAGGAGGattaaagaggagagaggaagaagacacTGTGTGGGAGGACAGAG ACTTAGACTCACGGGTCTCCTCAGAAGGTCTGGACCAGATTCTGACGCCTGCACCCACCCAGCCAAAGACGAGATCTTTCTTCCAGTCGGTCACAGTCACCAAAGTGGTGGCACCGGATGGG ACAGTGGAGGAGAGGCGGACAGTGAGGGACAGCCAGGGCAACGAGGAGACGACAGTGACACGTACAGGCCCTGGGGACAGCAGAGGACCACAGGACCTGCTTGGGCCTATTCCACCCA GTCTCGCCTCCCCCTCTACAGACCAGCGGGATGAAGGCTGCATCTTTGCCAAGTTTTTTGGGGGGTTCAGGGGCTGA